A region from the Xenopus laevis strain J_2021 chromosome 4S, Xenopus_laevis_v10.1, whole genome shotgun sequence genome encodes:
- the elfn2.S gene encoding protein phosphatase 1 regulatory subunit 29 produces the protein MSCWWLWLTTIFFFCHLPTGTRSDCWLIEGEKGYVWLAICSQNQPPYETIPQHINSTVHDLRLNENKLKIIGYSSLSRFGNLTDLNLTKNEIYYIEDGSFMGQSNLQILYLGYNKLTNLSEGMLRGMPRLQFLFVQHNLIEVVTPNAFSECLSLISIDLSSNKIKHLDSSTFAGLQGLMVCELAGNPFHCGCELYGFLEWLLMFNNVTRNFDRLQCETPREFNGYPLLSPRPHHSRNAITVLQAHCRNGGYLSLPRERPTPLNSDSISDKDEGSGFTGVDISAETATPTPTTDSTGNPTIDIHHITGNSATLIVTIPYPYQKLYVLVQYNNSFVYDVTTLKHKKEFITLDKLKPHVNYTFCVTSIRFSKRYNHTCLFLATRFRDEKDFAPSTSTTTHYIMTILGCLFGMVIILGVVYYCLRKKRMQEEKKKSLNVKKTILEMRYGSDVDPCLGPHSSQKLSEHPIPISCISSLPTSVSGLGSIGEKGISSKPINSQMGTPKGTNYMEVRSGDGLDRGQRRMSGEEEDEDDFRELDNGEGSASEISTIAKEVDKVNQIINNCIDALKLDTSSFLGGGDPELGYDCHSVPAISSGHLERLSFLSPAYKEGVYPLQRQLSADAATVTKKRCSISSSGSIKSARVFSLDVPDQSLKCDSKYIEKSSPLNSPLDRLPLVSSSGVQHLDVKPSYHCNEHRHSFPALYYEESADTLSQRVSFLKPLSRSKRDSSYSQLSPRHHFSGYSSSPEYSTENTHKIWERFRPYKKHTREEVYIAAGHALRKKVQFAKGEDLHDILDYWKGVSAQQKL, from the coding sequence ATGTCATGCTGGTGGCTCTGGCTGACAACCATCTTTTTCTTTTGCCACTTGCCAACAGGTACACGATCTGATTGCTGGCTGATTGAGGGTGAAAAAGGATATGTCTGGCTAGCAATCTGCAGCCAGAACCAGCCCCCCTATGAGACCATACCTCAGCACATCAATAGCACAGTTCATGACCTTCGGCTCAATGAAAACAAGCTAAAGATAATTGGTTATTCCTCACTATCCCGCTTTGGAAACCTGACAGATCTGAACCTGACCAAGAACGAAATCTACTATATAGAAGATGGTTCCTTCATGGGGCAATCTAACCTACAGATCCTATATCTGGGCTATAATAAACTAACGAATCTGTCAGAGGGGATGTTAAGGGGAATGCCAAGGCTGCAGTTTCTATTTGTGCAGCATAACCTGATAGAGGTGGTAACACCTAATGCCTTTTCTGAGTGCTTGAGCCTTATCAGTATTGATTTGTCctcaaacaaaataaaacatctaGATAGCTCCACATTTGCTGGTCTTCAGGGTCTTATGGTATGTGAATTGGCTGGGAACCCTTTCCATTGTGGATGTGAGCTCTATGGCTTTCTTGAATGGTTGCTCATGTTTAATAACGTCACGCGCAACTTTGATCGGCTACAATGTGAAACCCCACGTGAATTTAATGGTTATCCACTGCTAAGCCCAAGACCACATCACAGCAGAAATGCTATAACTGTTCTTCAAGCTCACTGTAGGAATGGAGGTTACCTGTCTCTACCAAGGGAGCGTCCCACACCACTAAATTCAGACTCCATTAGTGATAAAGATGAAGGCTCTGGCTTCACTGGTGTGGATATTTCAGCAGAAACGGCTACACCTACTCCTACCACTGACTCTACAGGTAACCCCACAATTGACATTCACCACATAACAGGAAACTCAGCCACTCTGATTGTAACGATTCCTTATCCCTATCAAAAACTCTATGTTCTAGTGCAATACAATAACAGCTTTGTATATGATGTAACAACTCTGAAGCACAAGAAGGAGTTTATTACTCTGGATAAACTGAAACCTCATGTGAACTACACCTTTTGTGTAACTTCCATACGCTTTTCAAAACGCTACAACCACACATGTCTATTCCTCGCCACTCGTTTCAGAGATGAGAAAGACTTTGCTCCCAGTACTTCTACTACAACTCACTATATTATGACAATATTGGGTTGTCTTTTTGGCATGGTCATCATCCTGGGAGTAGTATACTACTGTTTAAGGAAGAAGAGGATgcaggaagaaaagaagaaatctCTGAATGTTAAGAAAACCATTCTAGAAATGAGATATGGTTCAGATGTTGATCCCTGCTTAGGGCCTCATTCTTCACAGAAGTTATCAGAGCACCCCATTCCTATTTCTTGCATATCTTCACTCCCTACATCTGTATCTGGGCTTGGGAGTATAGGAGAGAAAGGAATATCCTCCAAACCAATAAACTCTCAAATGGGGACACCAAAAGGCACAAACTACATGGAGGTTCGGAGTGGTGACGGGTTAGACAGAGGTCAAAGGAGGATGTCAGGAGAAGAAGAGGATGAAGATGACTTTCGTGAACTGGACAATGGTGAGGGATCAGCTTCTGAAATATCCACAATTGCCAAGGAGGTAGACAAAGTGAACCAGATCATTAACAACTGCATTGATGCCCTCAAGCTGGACACCTCCTCTTTTTTAGGAGGGGGGGACCCGGAGCTAGGCTATGACTGCCACTCTGTACCAGCCATCTCATCAGGCCACTTGGAGAGGCTGAGCTTCCTCTCTCCTGCATACAAGGAGGGCGTGTACCCTCTTCAGCGCCAACTCAGTGCAGATGCTGCCACAGTGACCAAGAAACGCTGCAGCATTTCATCTAGTGGCTCCATCAAAAGTGCCCGAGTTTTCAGCCTGGATGTTCCTGACCAATCTTTAAAATGTGACTCCAAATACATTGAAAAGAGCAGTCCCCTTAACAGCCCTCTGGATCGCCTTCCTCTAGTGTCTTCTTCTGGAGTACAACACCTCGACGTCAAACCTTCCTATCACTGCAACGAGCACCGCCATTCCTTCCCAGCCCTCTATTATGAGGAAAGTGCTGATACACTAAGCCAGAGGGTCAGCTTCTTAAAACCTCTTTCCCGCTCTAAAAGAGACTCCAGCTACTCGCAACTGTCCCCTAGACACCATTTCTCTGGATACTCCTCAAGCCCAGAGTACTCCACTGAAAATACCCACAAGATCTGGGAGCGCTTCCGCCCTTACAAAAAACACACCCGGGAAGAGGTCTATATAGCAGCTGGACATGCTCTGCGCAAAAAAGTCCAATTTGCTAAAGGGGAGGACTTGCATGATATTTTGGATTACTGGAAAGGGGTATCCGCACAACAAAAACTGTGA